Below is a window of Candidatus Schekmanbacteria bacterium DNA.
CATATGAATATCTTGATAACGACAACGATTTTCTGAATTTGAGCGCTTCTGCTCAAATAATAAAGCGGAGGATTGAGAATAGATATTCTATAAATGAGTATAATGTTGAAAGAGGGAAGACTGTTTTGCAATTATCAACAGATTTGACTTATAGCAAACTTTTTGAAAAATATCTCTATTCTATGGCAGGTGAAATTGCTTCTATTCTCTCCTCTGCGTATGGAATAAATGCAGATAAACAACTCAATTTGAAGTTGTCTTCTTCTAATGAATATTCACTGCCTCCAAAATTGGGATTTGATGTTTCAAATATGGATACAATCTATCTACAAACTGAAATGCTGGAAGATAGAGAGTTTCAGAGAAAGATTAAGTATTTTCTTACAAAAAAGATGCTTTCTTCATTGGTAAAGAATAATAGCCAAAACCTTCTTTTCGAAGGCATAGCTTTGAAAACTGCGCAGTATTCTTTTTGGGCAAATGAAGATAGAGATTACATAAATAATATTCCAGAAAGTTATTTTTCAGAAGTGCTTGAATCAAATGAATTTCCGTCAGAAAAGGGTGAATCTGCCATCTATCGTATTTTATCAAATGTCTTTGTGGATTTCATACTTCTCGATACTTCAGGAAAGGGATTGATTGATATTATGGCGAAACTTAAAGAAGGAGTGTCCCTGAAAACTGCTTTGATAGAAGTCACAGGCATACCTGAAAATAGTGCCGTCTCAAAGTGGATAAATTATTATAAGGAAAAGACAGGACAGGTATAAAAAACAAAATCCCTTTTCTTGCGTAATCCCTTAAGCTCTTTCTATATAAGACTTTGTCCGTGTATCAATCTTTAAAAGGTCTCCTTCTTTAATAAAAAGGGGGACCTTTACAACCAGCCCTGTTTCAAGCGTGGCATTTTTTGTTGCACCGCTGACGGTATCTCCCTTTACTGCCGGTTCCGTTTCTGTAACTTTGAGTACAACTTTGAGTGGGACTTCTATATTTATGGGGTTGCCTTCAAAAAGAAGCACTTTGATTTGGTCTCCTTCTTTGAGAAACCAGCGATTATCTCCGATGGCTTCTTCTGACATCTGAAATTGTTCATATGTATCGTTTTCCATAAAGTGGTATTGTCCTGAATCAGCATAAAGGAATTGGGCGTTTTTTTGTTCAAAATCGGGTTCATCAAAAGTTTCACCCGAGTTGTAAACCCTTTCAATGACGGCGCCTGTTTGAAGGTTTTTGAGCTTGACCCTTATTGTTGCTCCTCTTCTTGCCATCTTTGTATGTTGAATATCTGTTATTTCAAAAAGTCCTTCCGGAAGTTTGAGCTTCAATCCTCTTCTAAAATCTGCTGTTGAAATCATCTTTTAAA
It encodes the following:
- a CDS encoding tetratricopeptide repeat protein: MSQWKKIFSIPNIIRNLIISIIAIFITLYFYYSPSFNTASIEDKRSERLFMQDKGKDSESNRLDGDRDVSNKDYELFYLEGLRKYSEGDLQRAVELLEQAAKIKETDEVNKSLQKIYNLLALQNLNEGKYKEAHNFYDKAIEISPTKALILEKANAYSMMGELDSALNFLKEYEKSFGNDADYLALLAGILDEMGKPAEAYEYLDNDNDFLNLSASAQIIKRRIENRYSINEYNVERGKTVLQLSTDLTYSKLFEKYLYSMAGEIASILSSAYGINADKQLNLKLSSSNEYSLPPKLGFDVSNMDTIYLQTEMLEDREFQRKIKYFLTKKMLSSLVKNNSQNLLFEGIALKTAQYSFWANEDRDYINNIPESYFSEVLESNEFPSEKGESAIYRILSNVFVDFILLDTSGKGLIDIMAKLKEGVSLKTALIEVTGIPENSAVSKWINYYKEKTGQV
- the efp gene encoding elongation factor P, with amino-acid sequence MISTADFRRGLKLKLPEGLFEITDIQHTKMARRGATIRVKLKNLQTGAVIERVYNSGETFDEPDFEQKNAQFLYADSGQYHFMENDTYEQFQMSEEAIGDNRWFLKEGDQIKVLLFEGNPINIEVPLKVVLKVTETEPAVKGDTVSGATKNATLETGLVVKVPLFIKEGDLLKIDTRTKSYIERA